A stretch of Sulfurimonas xiamenensis DNA encodes these proteins:
- a CDS encoding EAL domain-containing protein: MSYLKIKSNLLFITIIPLLFVITLSSIILYEMHDNKKSLEFIKNRILEAEALSKVIHNLQIERGLTAGLVASSNLDENEKNFIAAKNDSNRAIENAKHIYLNVTKNRDSVIFELLDSLYSRDTSYLINMQISSARNYYTKNISKLIKHIKTIPALMDDKENRNFIQSYSNLASAKEALGQIRATLMEVLSTNILIDEVFVSAKEQLKEYNLNIENFKISTPEKLLNYYNKSFTNARAESTFEIIEAVLRNRNSDNFNLEPTYWFKTATNTIDALKKVEDELFACVERSISQKLDSVHYKIAVLLVILGISAIIVTILMLLAITRILSSADKLEKEHEASLLLLEQYKSTVDRSFIVSKTDPEGVITYANDEFCKISGYSREELIGKRHSIVRDPDTKKEFYKELWHTIKDLKQPWIGEMKNRDKNGMPYWQQAIINPILDTRGNVVEYIAIRVDITQQKEIANYFEDQQKISSKNFKFSMHLSREYEKAIDASTILLRVDRDENITYANNKFLNITEYTLNEILGKSYRILSLEDIDEAFYTEIKSTIASGAIWHGTIKSKTKSGKDFWTKTTIIPIKDLNSEIIEYLAISNDITELIKQKKESERIARTDILTGCGNRFRLNSDMRELDNLAVAIFNIDNFRQINDFYGHQFGDLIIKFIADKIYTQVVKEKNLRFYRLQGDEFIALAENYSKELLIEKAKNILDIVKDKFIIQNKDILISCSCGISFEDKEHLLSTANMALKIAKRGSTDLVVYDESISLNSEYENNIFWTKKLSDAIKEDRITAYYQPIVNNKTLVYEKYECLVRMIDEEKVISPFLFLEVAKQTRQYFYITRTVIYEAFEMFKYKEVEFSINLSLMDILEKEICEYIFMMLEKYGIGSRVVFEIVESEYIENFEGVISFINEVRKYDAKIAIDDFGTGYSNFGYLIKLKADYLKIDGSLIKNIDTDKNAFLIVSTIVEFSKKLGMKTIAEFVENEKIFKIVKDLGIDYSQGYYFSAAKKDIV, from the coding sequence ATGAGCTATTTAAAGATAAAATCTAACTTACTATTTATAACAATTATACCTCTGCTTTTTGTTATTACACTCTCATCTATCATTTTATATGAGATGCATGATAATAAAAAAAGTCTTGAATTTATAAAAAACCGCATACTTGAAGCTGAAGCTCTCTCCAAAGTTATTCATAATTTGCAAATCGAGAGAGGTTTGACAGCGGGGCTTGTAGCAAGCAGCAATTTAGATGAAAATGAGAAAAATTTTATTGCCGCAAAAAATGATTCAAACAGAGCTATCGAAAATGCAAAACATATATATTTAAATGTTACCAAAAACAGAGACAGCGTTATTTTTGAACTTTTAGACAGCCTATACTCAAGAGATACTTCATATCTTATAAATATGCAAATTTCCAGTGCTAGAAACTACTATACCAAAAATATATCCAAACTTATTAAGCATATAAAAACTATACCCGCTTTGATGGATGATAAAGAAAATAGAAATTTTATCCAGTCATACAGTAATTTGGCTTCGGCAAAAGAGGCGCTGGGGCAAATCAGAGCAACTCTGATGGAAGTTTTGTCGACAAATATATTAATAGATGAAGTTTTTGTATCTGCAAAAGAGCAGCTAAAAGAGTACAACTTAAATATTGAAAATTTTAAAATAAGCACACCTGAAAAATTGTTAAACTACTATAATAAAAGTTTTACCAACGCAAGGGCAGAAAGCACTTTTGAAATTATAGAGGCTGTTTTAAGAAATAGAAATAGTGATAATTTCAATCTAGAACCAACCTACTGGTTTAAAACAGCAACAAACACTATAGATGCGCTTAAAAAAGTAGAAGATGAACTTTTTGCATGTGTGGAGAGATCAATATCTCAAAAATTAGACTCTGTTCATTATAAAATAGCCGTACTTTTAGTGATTTTGGGCATTTCTGCGATTATAGTCACTATTTTAATGCTGCTGGCAATTACAAGAATTTTATCTTCAGCCGACAAACTGGAAAAAGAGCATGAAGCGTCTCTCTTACTGCTTGAGCAGTACAAATCAACAGTTGACAGAAGCTTTATCGTTTCAAAAACCGATCCCGAAGGAGTTATTACTTATGCTAATGATGAGTTTTGCAAAATCAGCGGTTATTCAAGAGAAGAGCTTATAGGAAAAAGACATAGCATTGTAAGAGATCCTGATACGAAAAAAGAGTTTTATAAAGAGCTGTGGCATACCATAAAAGATCTTAAACAGCCATGGATAGGCGAGATGAAAAATCGCGATAAAAATGGTATGCCATACTGGCAGCAAGCTATTATAAACCCAATCTTAGACACAAGAGGCAATGTTGTAGAGTATATTGCTATAAGAGTGGATATTACACAGCAAAAAGAGATAGCGAACTATTTTGAAGATCAACAAAAGATATCTTCTAAAAATTTCAAATTTTCTATGCATCTCTCTAGGGAGTATGAAAAAGCTATAGATGCAAGTACCATACTTTTAAGAGTAGATAGAGACGAAAATATAACATACGCAAATAATAAGTTTTTAAATATTACCGAATACACACTAAATGAAATTCTAGGAAAAAGCTATAGAATATTAAGTTTAGAAGATATAGACGAAGCATTTTACACAGAGATTAAATCTACTATAGCAAGCGGTGCCATATGGCATGGAACCATAAAAAGCAAAACAAAATCAGGAAAAGATTTTTGGACAAAAACAACCATTATCCCGATAAAAGATTTAAACAGCGAGATTATAGAATATCTGGCAATTAGCAATGATATAACAGAACTCATAAAGCAAAAAAAGGAGTCTGAGAGAATTGCCAGAACGGATATATTAACCGGATGCGGAAACCGCTTTAGATTAAACAGTGATATGCGTGAACTGGATAATTTAGCAGTAGCAATATTTAATATAGACAATTTTAGACAGATAAATGATTTTTACGGACATCAGTTTGGAGATCTGATCATAAAATTCATAGCAGATAAAATATATACTCAAGTTGTAAAAGAGAAAAATCTAAGATTTTACAGACTTCAAGGCGATGAGTTTATAGCTTTGGCTGAGAACTACTCAAAAGAGCTGCTTATAGAGAAAGCAAAAAATATTCTTGATATTGTCAAAGATAAGTTTATAATACAAAATAAAGATATATTGATATCTTGCAGCTGCGGCATCTCTTTTGAAGACAAAGAGCATCTTCTCTCAACCGCAAACATGGCACTCAAAATTGCAAAAAGAGGGAGTACGGATCTTGTGGTATATGATGAGAGTATCTCTTTAAATAGTGAGTATGAAAACAATATCTTCTGGACGAAAAAGCTCTCAGATGCTATTAAAGAGGACAGAATAACAGCTTATTATCAGCCTATCGTAAATAATAAGACTTTAGTTTATGAGAAATATGAGTGTTTGGTAAGAATGATAGATGAAGAGAAAGTTATCTCTCCATTTCTATTTTTAGAAGTTGCAAAACAGACAAGACAATATTTTTATATTACAAGAACAGTGATTTATGAAGCTTTTGAGATGTTTAAATATAAAGAAGTTGAGTTTTCTATCAATCTCTCCCTTATGGATATACTAGAAAAAGAGATATGTGAATATATCTTTATGATGTTAGAAAAGTACGGTATCGGCTCTAGAGTTGTTTTTGAAATAGTTGAATCTGAATATATAGAAAACTTTGAAGGTGTTATAAGTTTTATAAATGAAGTAAGAAAGTATGATGCTAAAATAGCAATAGATGATTTTGGTACAGGATACAGCAACTTTGGATATCTTATAAAACTAAAAGCTGATTATCTAAAAATAGACGGCTCACTTATAAAAAATATAGATACCGATAAAAATGCTTTTTTAATCGTATCGACTATTGTGGAGTTTTCAAAAAAACTTGGCATGAAAACAATAGCCGAATTTGTTGAAAATGAAAAAATATTTAAAATAGTAAAAGATCTTGGAATTGACTACTCTCAGGGTTATTACTTCTCAGCTGCTAAAAAAGATA
- a CDS encoding efflux RND transporter permease subunit: MLKNLYQSYILKYPKIVLALMSVFIVAMAFFAFRLEIDASAETLLLEDDKDLEYTRDVLKRFEAPNFLVVTYTTQDDLLSDENIANIKKLSSQIKTLEIVESINSIVNVPLLQSPPVPIKELLKDIPTLESPKINKELVKQEFLNSAVYKQNLVSDDFTTTALMVNLKRDEKYFSLIDNRDRFVKLKKQKELSKEEKEEYKKAERELKEYRDVLREETHQIIVKLREILKNFEQQHSSVKLHLGGVEMIADDMVEFVKYDLKTFGFLIVGLLIAILYILLKKVQWVIIALFICTTSLIVTSGFLGLFGWEITVVSSNYISLQLIMNMSLVVHLIVRYKELYAHDKHDTQMDITLDTVLSMAKPSFFVVLTTMAGFSSLVFSSILPVINFGWMMSVGIVVSLILTYILFPIILLLFEKKESLEFGKGGAPFTAKVAHVAYHYKKTIIVSALVVVLFSISGATKLRVENSFIDYFKQDTEIYKGMALIDQKLGGTTPLDIILTFKESSDEVVSVEVAGADEELDSFADEFEESQEDREKYWFTQNKMRKIKEVHHYLESLEAVGKVLSLATTGEILKVLNDGKEADGLTLALMYKELPEEYRKIILTPYVDIKNNQVRISTRIIDSMPNLQRDALIKKINSDIKSMLDPEYVEYKTANLLIMYNNMLQSLFDSQIKTIGVVVAILFLMFLVLFRSFKVAVIAIIANIIPVGVIFGFMGWMGIPLDMMTITIAAISIGIAVDDTIHYIYRYSLLYNRSKDAKGSMFRAHKSIGTAMFYTSTIIMIGFCILVLSNFLPTIYFGLLTMIAMFMAIVADLLLLPVLLLLFGI, translated from the coding sequence ATGTTAAAAAATCTCTATCAAAGCTATATTTTAAAATATCCAAAAATTGTTTTAGCTCTTATGAGCGTTTTTATAGTCGCAATGGCTTTTTTTGCTTTTCGGCTAGAAATTGATGCAAGTGCAGAGACGCTTCTGCTTGAGGATGATAAAGACTTGGAGTACACTAGAGATGTACTAAAGAGATTTGAAGCGCCAAACTTTTTAGTTGTTACCTATACCACGCAAGATGACCTTCTCAGTGATGAAAATATTGCAAATATTAAAAAGCTTAGTTCACAGATAAAAACTCTTGAGATAGTTGAGAGTATAAACTCCATAGTGAATGTTCCTCTTTTGCAGTCTCCTCCTGTTCCGATAAAAGAACTTTTAAAAGATATACCCACATTAGAGTCTCCAAAGATTAATAAAGAACTTGTAAAACAGGAGTTTTTAAACAGCGCTGTTTATAAGCAAAATCTTGTAAGCGATGATTTTACTACTACCGCACTAATGGTAAATCTTAAAAGAGATGAGAAGTACTTCTCTCTTATAGATAACAGAGACAGATTTGTAAAGCTAAAAAAGCAAAAAGAGCTTAGTAAAGAGGAGAAAGAGGAGTATAAAAAGGCAGAGAGAGAGCTCAAAGAGTATAGAGATGTCTTAAGAGAAGAGACGCATCAGATCATAGTCAAACTCAGAGAAATCCTTAAAAATTTTGAGCAACAGCACAGCAGCGTAAAGCTCCATTTAGGTGGGGTTGAGATGATTGCCGATGATATGGTAGAGTTTGTAAAGTATGATTTAAAAACTTTTGGTTTTTTAATAGTAGGACTTCTTATAGCCATCTTGTATATACTTCTTAAAAAAGTGCAGTGGGTTATAATAGCGCTTTTTATATGTACCACTTCGCTTATTGTAACAAGCGGGTTTTTAGGGCTTTTTGGATGGGAGATAACTGTTGTTTCCTCAAACTATATCTCATTGCAGCTAATCATGAACATGTCGTTGGTTGTGCATCTTATAGTAAGGTACAAAGAGCTTTATGCCCATGACAAACATGATACGCAGATGGATATAACGCTAGATACTGTTCTCTCCATGGCAAAGCCCTCGTTTTTTGTCGTCCTTACTACCATGGCTGGATTTAGTTCCTTAGTGTTTAGCTCCATACTGCCTGTTATAAACTTTGGCTGGATGATGAGTGTTGGGATAGTAGTATCGCTTATTCTTACATATATTCTCTTTCCAATCATTTTGCTTCTATTTGAGAAAAAAGAGTCTCTTGAATTTGGCAAAGGAGGTGCTCCATTTACTGCTAAAGTGGCGCATGTTGCATACCATTATAAAAAAACCATCATTGTCTCGGCTTTGGTTGTTGTGCTTTTTTCCATCTCGGGTGCGACAAAACTTAGAGTTGAAAACAGTTTTATAGACTACTTTAAACAAGATACCGAGATATATAAAGGGATGGCTCTTATTGATCAAAAACTTGGCGGAACTACGCCTCTTGATATCATATTGACATTTAAAGAGAGCAGTGATGAGGTAGTCTCTGTTGAGGTAGCAGGAGCAGATGAAGAACTTGACTCATTTGCAGATGAGTTTGAAGAGAGCCAAGAGGACAGAGAGAAGTACTGGTTTACTCAAAATAAGATGCGCAAGATTAAAGAGGTTCATCACTATCTTGAGTCTCTTGAAGCTGTGGGAAAAGTACTCTCTCTTGCAACTACCGGTGAGATTTTAAAAGTTTTAAATGATGGCAAAGAGGCTGACGGTCTTACACTGGCACTTATGTACAAAGAGCTGCCCGAGGAGTATAGAAAAATAATTTTAACGCCGTATGTGGATATAAAAAATAATCAGGTACGCATAAGCACTAGAATCATCGACTCAATGCCAAATCTGCAAAGAGATGCTCTTATTAAAAAGATAAACAGCGATATAAAAAGCATGCTTGATCCTGAGTATGTAGAGTATAAAACGGCAAATCTTTTGATAATGTATAACAATATGCTTCAGTCACTTTTTGATTCTCAGATCAAAACCATAGGAGTCGTCGTTGCTATTCTCTTTTTAATGTTTTTAGTTCTTTTTAGAAGTTTCAAAGTAGCAGTAATCGCAATAATTGCAAACATTATTCCCGTAGGTGTTATTTTTGGATTTATGGGGTGGATGGGTATTCCTCTTGATATGATGACCATAACAATTGCCGCCATCAGTATAGGAATAGCTGTAGATGATACCATACACTATATCTACAGATACTCTCTGCTTTACAATCGCTCAAAAGATGCAAAAGGCTCTATGTTTAGAGCGCATAAAAGCATTGGAACGGCGATGTTTTACACATCAACCATTATTATGATAGGTTTTTGTATCTTGGTGCTCTCCAACTTTTTACCGACTATCTATTTTGGACTTCTTACTATGATTGCTATGTTTATGGCAATTGTTGCAGATCTTCTGCTTTTGCCGGTGCTGCTTCTGCTTTTTGGTATCTAG
- a CDS encoding ABC transporter substrate-binding protein, giving the protein MKNIYKIILVLLLFFTQNLIADEQVELKKHFLTKIDEVILIVEDKSLSKKDRNSNIIKSLTPMFDFELMAKLSLGSTWKKLAEEEREKFVDLYVERMKQSYSSKIDAYENEKVEIRKIEQPQANRIALITDLVSSEEKLEIVYKFYKPNEKIQDKDNWLIYDVEILGVSILKTDRAQFKEFLQTKSIAELMDALAKQS; this is encoded by the coding sequence GTGAAAAATATTTATAAAATAATTTTGGTGTTATTACTGTTTTTTACACAAAATTTGATTGCCGATGAACAAGTAGAGCTAAAAAAGCATTTTTTAACTAAAATTGATGAAGTTATTTTGATAGTTGAAGATAAGAGTTTATCTAAAAAAGATAGAAACAGCAATATTATCAAATCTTTAACACCAATGTTTGATTTTGAACTTATGGCGAAACTAAGTCTTGGCAGTACATGGAAAAAACTTGCAGAAGAGGAGAGAGAAAAATTTGTTGATCTTTATGTGGAACGGATGAAACAATCTTATTCTTCGAAGATTGACGCCTATGAAAATGAGAAAGTTGAGATTAGAAAAATAGAACAGCCTCAAGCAAACAGAATAGCTCTTATAACTGATCTTGTAAGTAGTGAAGAGAAATTGGAAATTGTATATAAATTTTATAAGCCCAATGAGAAGATTCAAGATAAAGATAATTGGTTGATTTATGATGTAGAGATTTTAGGAGTAAGTATTTTAAAAACTGACAGAGCTCAATTTAAAGAGTTTTTACAAACCAAAAGCATAGCCGAGCTTATGGACGCTTTAGCGAAGCAGTCGTAG
- a CDS encoding MlaA family lipoprotein: MIYIVLFLSITLNLTGCSSKTFEKPNEAAIYKQNSSDAADNEFDEFLDEFEVEEVYDPFSGYNRVMTNFNDGAYEYVIKPVAKGYRYVLHAEIRESIRNFFNNLYFPMRFANNLLQGKFYNASEETGRFLINSTIGILGLFDPAKAHFNLDAHKEDFGQTLGFYGVASGPHIVLPLLGPSNLRDAISIYPDSLLSLIDYTERSYWTLTDTWAEYLGVKALENVNYASLNIEEYEKMKKDAVDLYPFLRDIYEQHRNKLIEE, translated from the coding sequence TTGATTTATATCGTTTTATTTTTATCCATAACCTTAAATTTGACTGGGTGCAGCTCAAAAACTTTTGAAAAACCAAATGAAGCAGCTATTTATAAACAAAATAGCAGTGATGCGGCAGATAATGAATTTGATGAATTTTTGGATGAGTTTGAAGTAGAAGAGGTTTATGACCCCTTTAGCGGTTATAATAGAGTTATGACAAATTTTAATGATGGTGCGTATGAGTATGTTATAAAACCGGTGGCAAAAGGTTATAGATATGTGTTGCATGCGGAGATAAGAGAGAGCATAAGAAATTTTTTCAATAATCTTTATTTTCCTATGCGTTTTGCCAATAATCTTTTACAAGGAAAATTTTATAATGCTTCTGAGGAGACGGGAAGATTTTTAATCAACAGCACAATCGGTATTTTAGGTCTTTTTGATCCAGCAAAAGCGCACTTTAATCTTGATGCGCATAAAGAGGATTTTGGCCAAACTCTCGGATTTTATGGGGTTGCAAGCGGTCCGCATATTGTTTTACCGCTTCTTGGACCTTCAAATTTACGAGATGCAATCAGTATCTATCCGGATTCACTTTTAAGCCTGATAGACTATACTGAAAGAAGCTACTGGACGCTAACAGACACATGGGCGGAGTATTTGGGCGTAAAAGCACTTGAAAATGTGAATTATGCGTCTTTAAATATAGAAGAGTATGAAAAAATGAAAAAAGATGCAGTTGATTTATATCCTTTTTTAAGAGATATTTATGAGCAGCATAGAAATAAACTGATTGAGGAGTAA
- the recR gene encoding recombination mediator RecR — MRGSLDKFNMLVEALQELPTIGKKSATRLAYHMLMKDSFAGMKISHAIEEALGSIKKCSLCGGMSEDELCFICCDESRDETLLCIVENAKDILLLEENALFNGRYFVLESLAELNFSNLEKIAASGIKEIVFALTPSVSNDAVILFIEDKLSDYDINYSKIAQGVPTGVSLENIDLLSLTRALADRVKV, encoded by the coding sequence TTGAGAGGCTCGCTAGATAAATTTAATATGCTCGTAGAAGCGTTGCAAGAGCTTCCGACTATTGGAAAAAAGTCTGCAACACGATTAGCCTATCATATGCTTATGAAAGACAGTTTTGCAGGTATGAAAATATCACATGCCATAGAAGAGGCTTTGGGAAGTATAAAAAAGTGCAGTTTATGCGGTGGAATGAGTGAAGATGAACTATGTTTTATATGTTGTGACGAGAGTAGGGATGAGACACTGCTGTGCATAGTTGAAAATGCAAAAGATATACTTCTTTTAGAAGAGAATGCGCTTTTCAACGGCAGGTATTTTGTTTTAGAATCTTTGGCAGAGTTAAATTTTTCAAATTTGGAAAAAATAGCAGCTTCGGGAATAAAAGAGATAGTTTTTGCACTAACACCTTCTGTTTCAAATGATGCAGTAATATTATTTATTGAAGATAAATTAAGCGATTATGATATAAACTACTCTAAAATCGCTCAAGGCGTTCCAACTGGTGTCAGTTTAGAAAATATAGATCTGCTCTCTTTGACAAGAGCATTGGCAGATAGAGTAAAGGTTTAA
- the mltA gene encoding murein transglycosylase A, giving the protein MKHFILFFSTILFFLGCSKESYTTFSNMPDTKLVKSDFQKLPNWDDEEYSNALNSFIESCKTSKTKEIYGDLCVKAAAAADAKEFLTTYFIPYKISSADASQDGLLTGYYEPELKGSLTKKEPYIYPIYKTPKDLVVVDLTQQYPELKGYRLRGKLQGNKLVPYHDRENANANTLDAEVLCYTDSKIDLFFLEVQGSGRVTFENGETIFIGYDNQNGYPYSSIGRYLADIGAIPLQEVSLQSIKRWLEENPSKIDEVLNYNKSMVFFRQKEQSATGSLGVTLTPKRSIAVDRKYIPLGTMLYLSAKTDEVDFNHIVMAQDTGGAIKGSVRADIFLGYGEEAKERAGKLKAPLKLWILLPKEESL; this is encoded by the coding sequence ATGAAACATTTTATATTATTTTTTAGCACTATTTTGTTTTTTTTAGGTTGTTCAAAAGAGTCATATACAACTTTTTCTAATATGCCGGATACGAAACTTGTCAAGAGTGATTTTCAAAAGCTTCCAAATTGGGATGATGAAGAGTATAGCAATGCTTTAAACTCTTTTATTGAAAGCTGTAAAACAAGTAAAACAAAAGAGATTTACGGTGATTTATGCGTTAAAGCCGCTGCTGCTGCAGATGCAAAAGAGTTTTTAACTACTTATTTTATTCCCTATAAAATAAGTTCAGCAGACGCTTCTCAAGACGGACTCTTAACCGGCTATTATGAGCCTGAATTAAAAGGATCTTTAACAAAAAAAGAGCCATATATATACCCTATATATAAAACTCCAAAAGATTTGGTCGTGGTTGATTTGACACAGCAGTATCCTGAGCTTAAAGGCTACAGGCTAAGAGGCAAATTGCAGGGTAATAAACTAGTGCCATACCATGATAGAGAAAATGCAAATGCAAATACGCTTGATGCTGAAGTTTTATGTTATACAGATTCAAAAATAGATCTCTTTTTTTTGGAAGTTCAAGGCTCCGGAAGAGTAACTTTTGAAAACGGGGAGACGATTTTTATCGGTTATGATAACCAAAATGGATATCCCTATAGTTCAATAGGCAGATATTTGGCAGATATCGGTGCAATACCTTTGCAGGAGGTATCGCTTCAATCCATAAAGAGATGGCTTGAGGAAAATCCCTCAAAAATAGATGAGGTTTTAAATTATAATAAGTCAATGGTTTTTTTTAGACAAAAAGAGCAGTCGGCAACTGGCTCGCTCGGTGTCACACTCACTCCAAAACGCTCAATTGCAGTAGATAGAAAATATATTCCTCTTGGCACTATGCTTTATCTTAGTGCCAAAACAGATGAGGTGGACTTTAATCATATAGTAATGGCACAGGACACAGGCGGAGCGATAAAGGGAAGCGTTAGGGCAGATATTTTTTTAGGTTATGGAGAAGAAGCAAAAGAGAGAGCAGGCAAGTTGAAGGCACCTTTAAAATTATGGATATTATTACCAAAAGAGGAGTCATTATGA
- the dnaJ gene encoding molecular chaperone DnaJ codes for MQNLSYYEILEVSRDADKSTIKKAYRKMAKIYHPDKNPGDLEAEQKFKLCNEAYQCLSDDQQRSIYDRYGKEGLQGMGGRSHSSAGFDDLGSIFEEMFSGFGGGSSRRRQNPADMEKYPLDMSVDMTISFNEAIFGCEKDIEFIYKTPCNSCKGTGAKDGKLSTCHQCRGQGQIFMKQGFMTFSQTCPACHGTGSAPSAPCASCDGRGYHEERGNVTIKIPKGVDNGNRLRISGKGNIGKRGARGDLYVTFSVKPDKHFQRDENDVYIAIPVFFTQAVAGETLTIPSLTGELELKLDIGTKDKQQFVFRGEGIEDVHGHGKGDLIAQVNITYPKKLTDEQRELISKLQESFGIESKPHESVLDSAIEKMKSWFK; via the coding sequence ATGCAAAATTTAAGCTATTACGAAATATTAGAAGTATCACGGGATGCGGATAAATCAACAATTAAAAAAGCTTACAGAAAAATGGCTAAAATTTATCATCCGGACAAAAATCCAGGAGATCTTGAAGCCGAACAAAAATTTAAGTTATGCAATGAAGCATATCAGTGCTTGAGCGACGACCAGCAAAGAAGTATTTATGACCGTTACGGAAAAGAGGGATTGCAGGGAATGGGCGGCCGAAGCCACTCATCTGCAGGATTTGATGATTTAGGTTCAATCTTTGAAGAGATGTTCAGCGGCTTTGGAGGCGGAAGTTCCCGTCGCCGCCAAAACCCTGCGGATATGGAAAAATATCCTCTTGATATGAGCGTCGATATGACCATTAGTTTTAACGAAGCGATCTTTGGATGTGAAAAAGATATAGAATTTATATATAAAACACCTTGTAACAGTTGTAAAGGCACCGGTGCAAAAGATGGCAAACTCTCTACATGTCATCAATGTAGAGGGCAAGGTCAGATTTTTATGAAACAGGGGTTTATGACATTCTCTCAAACCTGTCCGGCATGCCATGGAACAGGTTCCGCACCATCTGCTCCCTGTGCCAGCTGTGATGGACGCGGCTACCATGAAGAGAGAGGAAATGTAACCATTAAGATACCCAAAGGTGTTGATAACGGAAACCGCCTTAGAATTTCTGGAAAAGGAAATATTGGAAAACGAGGCGCAAGAGGCGACTTATATGTAACATTTAGCGTAAAACCCGACAAACATTTTCAAAGAGACGAAAATGATGTATACATAGCAATTCCTGTATTTTTTACACAAGCAGTTGCAGGAGAGACTCTTACCATTCCTTCACTCACAGGAGAATTGGAATTAAAACTTGATATCGGTACGAAAGATAAACAGCAGTTTGTCTTCAGAGGCGAAGGCATAGAAGATGTTCACGGTCATGGCAAAGGAGATCTTATTGCCCAGGTAAATATTACCTACCCTAAAAAATTAACTGATGAACAGCGTGAACTTATTAGCAAACTTCAAGAATCTTTCGGTATAGAATCAAAACCGCATGAAAGCGTTTTGGACTCTGCCATCGAAAAAATGAAAAGCTGGTTTAAATAG
- a CDS encoding class II aldolase and adducin N-terminal domain-containing protein — protein MNKEHLKKKLSSLALSMFRKDFFGIYHGSLSAKTEINRFIINTKEAVFDTLDNTSLIELYFKKDYRWNQASIDANIHYSVYSQISDAKFISFSMPPFTTAYSLEHNIITPKDYFGHKEIGSIEIFDPRNFDDWYERANSEIAYYFQSQKTDIMVIRGYGVYTFNRDVYEMAKKLSILEKSCKILLLNEKNSNSAFY, from the coding sequence ATGAACAAAGAGCATCTTAAAAAGAAACTGTCTAGCTTAGCGTTGTCAATGTTTAGAAAAGATTTTTTCGGTATTTATCATGGTTCTCTTTCTGCTAAAACAGAAATAAATAGATTTATTATAAACACAAAAGAGGCTGTTTTTGACACACTTGACAATACCTCTCTTATAGAACTCTATTTTAAAAAAGATTACAGATGGAATCAAGCTAGTATTGATGCAAATATTCATTACAGCGTCTATTCACAAATATCTGATGCAAAATTTATCTCTTTTAGTATGCCCCCCTTTACAACCGCATACTCACTTGAGCACAATATTATCACTCCCAAAGACTATTTTGGTCATAAAGAGATAGGTTCTATAGAGATATTTGACCCAAGAAATTTTGATGATTGGTATGAAAGAGCAAATAGTGAAATTGCTTACTATTTCCAGAGTCAAAAAACAGATATTATGGTTATTCGAGGTTATGGTGTTTACACTTTTAACAGAGATGTTTATGAAATGGCAAAAAAACTCTCTATACTAGAAAAAAGCTGTAAAATTCTTCTACTTAATGAGAAAAACAGTAATTCAGCTTTTTACTAG